One part of the Candida albicans SC5314 chromosome R, complete sequence genome encodes these proteins:
- a CDS encoding dethiobiotin synthase (Putative dethiobiotin synthetase; transcript upregulated in clinical isolates from HIV+ patients with oral candidiasis; Hap43-repressed; GlcNAc-induced protein; Spider biofilm induced), protein MRAVFITGTDTDVGKTFISALLTKAWDANYWKPIQTGLESCQGDTETVQELTNLSEDRFERPQIELNIPLSPWRAAIKENKPQTKVNEIAIPAKFLNSSRPLIIEGAGGLYVPINETEITTDLILHFDIPVILVARSGLGTINHTLLSLEHLKNRGIHKVYVVMNGPINTDNAEAIKRFSKGIKIIANIPHSKSNEIESLFSYVPSLDSIEK, encoded by the coding sequence atgaGAGCAGTATTTATCACAGGTACAGATACTGATGTTGGAAAGACGTTCATATCTGCTTTACTCACTAAAGCTTGGGACGCTAATTATTGGAAGCCCATTCAAACAGGATTAGAATCATGTCAAGGAGATACCGAGACGGTGCAAGAATTGACCAATTTACTGGAAGATCGATTTGAGAGACCACAGATTGAGCTCAACATTCCTTTGTCTCCATGGAGGGCAGCAATAAAGGAAAATAAACCACAAACAAAAGTTAACGAAATTGCGATTCCAGCAAAATTCTTGAATAGCTCAAGGCCATTGATCATCGAAGGTGCAGGGGGCTTATATGTTCCAATCAATGAAACGGAGATTACTACggatttgattttgcaCTTTGATATACCGGTCATTTTAGTAGCTCGGAGTGGATTGGGTACCATCAATCACACTTTGTTGAGTTTAGAGCATTTGAAGAACCGTGGTATACATAAAGTATATGTAGTCATGAATGGACCAATCAACACGGATAACGCTGAAGCAATCAAAAGATTTTCCAAAGGAATTAAGATTATTGCGAACATCCCTCATTCTAAACTGAATGAGATTGAGAGCCTTTTTAGCTACGTGCCCAGTTTAGATTCTatagaaaaataa
- the VMA4 gene encoding H(+)-transporting V1 sector ATPase subunit E (H+ transporting ATPase E chain; transcript regulated by Mig1; caspofungin repressed; protein level decreases in stationary phase cultures; rat catheter biofilm repressed): protein MALSDEQVKSELSKMQAFIEKEAKEKAKEIKLKADEEYEIEKASIVRSETAAIDSTYEQKLKKASLAQQITKSTIGNKTRLRILSTKDEVLHEIFDEAEAELKKITKDKKQYKPVLVGLIEEGVLALMEPKVSIKVREQDVDVAKEAITEAAKNFEEKAKFKVEISIDDKNFLAKDIAGGIVVVNGSGKIEVDNTLEERLKILSEEALPAIRLELFGPSTTRKFFD, encoded by the exons ATGGCTTTATCAGACGAACAG GTTAAATCGGAACTCTCCAAAATGCAAGCCTTCATTGAGAAGGAAGCTAAGGAGAAGGCTAaggaaatcaaattgaaagcCGACGAAgaatatgaaattgaaaaggCATCCATTGTGAGATCAGAAACCGCAGCCATAGATAGTACATATGAAcagaaattaaagaaagcAAGCTTAGCTCAACAAATTACAAAGTCTACTATTGGGAATAAAACTAGATTAAGAATTTTATCTACTAAAGATGAAGTGTTGcatgaaatttttgatgAAGCTGAAGCtgaattgaagaaaattacCAAAGACAAGAAGCAGTATAAACCAGTTTTGGTTGGTTTGATTGAAGAAGGTGTGTTGGCATTGATGGAACCAAAAGTTAGTATCAAAGTTAGAGAACaagatgttgatgttgcCAAAGAAGCCATAACTGAAGCCGCTAAAAACTTTGAAGAAAAGGCTAAGTTTAAAGtagaaatttcaattgatgacAAAAACTTTTTAGCTAAAGATATCGCTGGTGGTATTGTGGTAGTCAATGGTTCAGGTAAAATTGAGGTTGATAACACTTTAGAAGAAAGATTGAAGATCTTATCCGAAGAAGCTTTGCCAGCTATTAGATTAGAATTATTTGGACCTTCAACCACTAGAAAATTCTTTGATTAA
- a CDS encoding DNA-directed RNA polymerase I subunit (Ortholog(s) have RNA polymerase I activity, role in transcription of nuclear large rRNA transcript from RNA polymerase I promoter and DNA-directed RNA polymerase I complex, cytosol localization), with translation MSVEVRKRPADNFSSASKRRATVQSTNPKDGNGLSECFKTVSTSLYVSLAPVHLQNPINGIKQQHLDPLIMTYFTKAKGIVVAYSNIKFLENNYDNEDSAYSLAKIEGSSPFTFLWISVDFLCWCPEVGDVLEGDIYMQTPSHIGLLICDTFNASIKKYNIPNTWSFVPNQIDEVSSDDRKTFGHWVDESKTKVEGKLQFTIKAIHTTGRIVSVEGTLIRPGEERNAQPVYKERSETKSTGKHMKFADDEVITTTEIAEPDENDELPAYIKDSDDEDSGSDDNKVVNNSDSDEDKIESD, from the coding sequence ATGTCAGTGGAAGTTAGAAAAAGACCAGCAGATAACTTCAGTCTGGCGTCGAAAAGAAGGGCAACCGTGCAATCCACTAATCCTAAAGACGGCAATGGCTTGTCTGAATGTTTCAAAACAGTTTCCACATCATTATATGTATCATTGGCACCAGTGCATTTACAAAACCCAATAAATGGTATTAAACAACAGCATTTAGATCCGTTAATAATGACGTATTTTACCAAGGCTAAAGGGATTGTCGTAGCATAttcaaatatcaaatttttggAGAATAACTATGACAATGAAGATTCAGCTTATAGTCTTGCCAAGATAGAAGGAAGTTCGCCTTTTACATTTTTGTGGATTTCAGTGGACTTTTTATGCTGGTGTCCAGAAGTTGGTGACGTTTTGGAAGGTGACATATATATGCAAACCCCATCCCATATTGGTCTTTTAATATGCGATACATTTAATGCTAGTATAAAGAAATACAATATTCCCAACACATGGTCTTTTGTTCccaatcaaattgatgaGGTGTCTAGTGATGACAGAAAAACATTTGGACACTGGGTGGATGAATCTAAAACCAAAGTTGAAGGAAAATTACAGTTCACTATTAAAGCCATTCATACTACTGGTAGAATCGTTTCCGTTGAAGGTACATTAATTAGACCTGgtgaagaaagaaatgcTCAACCTGTTTATAAAGAAAGACTGGAAACAAAATCGACTGGTAAACATATGAAATTTGCCGATGATGAAGTGATCACCACCACTGAAATTGCGGAACCGGATGAAAATGACGAGTTACCAGCTTATATCAAGGATTCAGATGACGAAGATTCGGGAAGTGATGATAACAAAGTTGTTAATAACTCCGATTCAGATGaagataaaattgaatcagaTTAG
- the PTR2 gene encoding Ptr2p (Oligopeptide transporter involved in uptake of di-/tripeptides; highly induced during chlamydospore formation in both C. albicans and C. dubliniensis): MVSSDFENEKQPDVVQVLTDEKNISLDDKYDYEDPKNYSTNYVDDYNPKGLRRPTPQESKSLRRVIGNIRYSTFMLCICEFAERASYYSTTGILTNYIQRRIDPDSPHGWGAPPPGSPDASAGALGKGLQAASALTNLLTFLAYVFPLIGGYLGDSTIGRWKAIQWGVFFGFVGHLFFIFASIPQAIENANAGLGLCVIAIITLSAGSGLMKPNLLPLVLDQYPEERDMVKVLPTGESIILDREKSLSRITNVFYLAINIGAFLQIATSYCERRVGFWLAFFVPMILYIIVPIFLFIVKPKLKIKPPQGQVMTNVVKILAVLFSGNFIKRLWNGTFWDHARPSHMEARGTIYYNSKKKSAITWSDQWILDIKQTFDSCKIFLYYIIFNLADSGLGSVETSLIGAMKLDGVPNDLFNNFNPLTIIILIPILEYGLYPLLNKFKIDFKPIWRICFGFVVCSFSQIAGFVLQKQVYEQSPCGYYATNCDSPAPITAWKASSLFILAAAGECWAYTTAYELAYTRSPPALKSLVYALFLVMSAFSAALSLAITPALKDPNLHWVFLAIGLAGFLCAIVMLAQFWNLDKWMENETNERERLDREEEEEANRGIHDVDHPIEAIVSIKS; this comes from the exons ATGGTATCTTCAGactttgaaaatgaaaaacaacCAGATGTTGTTCAAGTTCTAACcgatgaaaaaaatatttcctTGGACGATAAATATGACTATGAAGACCCTAAGAACTACAGTACAAACTATGTTGATGACTACAATCCCAAAGGGTTAAGGAGACCAACTCCACAAGAATCTAAATCTTTGAGAAGAGTTATTGGTAACATAAGATACAGTACATTTATGCTTTGTATTTGTGAATTTGCTGAACGTGCTTCATATTATTCTACCACTGGTATTCTTACTAATTATattcaaagaagaattgatcCTGACTCACCACATGGTTGGGGTGCACCACCACCAGGAAGTCCAGATGCTTCAGCTGGTGCTTTGGGTAAAGGTTTACAAGCTGCCAGTGCCTTGACCAATCTTTTAACATTTTTAGCTTATGTATTCCCTTTAATTGGTGGTTATTTAGGTGATAGCACAATTGGAAGATGGAAAGCTATTCAGTGGGGGGtattttttggatttgttggccatttgtttttcatttttgcTAGTATCCCACAGGCAATTGAAAATGCCAATGCTGGGTTGGGATTATGTGTTATTGCAATTATAACTTTGTCAGCAGGACTGGGATTAATGAAGCCTAACTTGTTACCTCTTGTTTTAGATCAATACCCTGAAGAAAGAGATATGGTAAAAGTGTTACCAACAGGTGAACTGATTATTTTGGATAGAGAGAAAAGTTTGAGTAGAATCACAAACGTATTTTATCTTGCAATTAATATTGGTGCCTTTTTGCAAATTGCTACTTCGTATTGTGAAAGAAGAGTTGGGTTTTGGCTTGCATTCTTTGTTCCTATGATATTGTACATAATTGTACCAATTTTCTTATTTATTGTGAAACCTAAACTTAAGATTAAGCCACCACAAGGTCAAGTCATGACCAATGTCGTCAAGATTTTAGCAGTTTTGTTTTCTGGAAATTTCATCAAGAGATTGTGGAATGGAACATTTTGGGATCATGCAAGACCTTCACATATGGAAGCCAGAGGGACTATTTACTACAATagtaaaaagaaaagtgcCATTACTTGGTCTGACCAATGGATATTAGATATCAAGCAAACATTTGATTCCtgcaaaatttttctttactatattattttcaatttggcCGATAGTGGATTAGGATCAGTAGAAACTTCCTTAATTGGTGCTATGAAATTAGACGGAGTTCCAAATGAtctttttaataattttaatccATTGaccattatcattttgATTCCGATCCTTGAATACGGACTCTACCCATTGTTGAACAAATTCAAGATTGACTTTAAACCAATATGGAGAATCTGTTTtggatttgttgtttgttccTTTTCACAAATTGCCGGGTTTGttttacaaaaacaagTTTATGAGCAA TCACCATGTGGATACTACGCTACCAACTGTGATAGTCCAGCTCCAATCACTGCCTGGAAAGCTTCATCTCTTTTCATATTAGCCGCCGCTGGTGAATGTTGGGCTTATACCACTGCTTATGAATTGGCATATACCAGATCACCTCCAGCATTGAAAAGTCTCGTATATGCCTTATTTTTAGTAATGTCTGCTTTCTCCGCTGCATTGAGTCTTGCCATAACTCCAGCTTTAAAAGACCCTAATTTACATTGGGTATTCCTTGCAATTGGTCTTGCTGGATTCCTTTGTGCCATTGTTATGTTGGCTCAATTCTGGAATTTGGATAAATGGATggaaaatgaaacaaatgaaagagaaagattGGAtagagaagaagaagaggaagcCAACAGAGGAATCCACGATGTTGATCATCCAATTGAAGCAATTGTATCTATCAAGTCAtga
- the MRS2 gene encoding Mrs2p (Putative magnesium ion transporter, mitochondrial; fungal-specific (no human or murine homolog)) — MYHIHRLLAPIRSNSVFFSLAQLPKPSLIGCRYKSNNVGSQDSKRTSKNSILHNLGSYSNSAESEILNKLKPITPNDLYVSCTSFDRIGNITAVSRKYPKMQFLKENHLFPRDLRKIDTSSIDVVPVIMIRPSSAILVNLLHIKAIIKKDNVMVFDTSKSEVATKLGIFMYDLELKLKSPANNVCYEFRALESILVSVTSYLEAEIKLHRQQCGIILAELEDEVDRAKLQELLIRSKKLSSFHQRAILIRDVLEELLENDEDLAGMYLTDLKRFEPEEENYEEIESILESYYNQCDEYVQQAGSLLSDIKATEEIVNIILDANRNSLMLFELKITVYTLGFTVATLVPAFYGMNLKNYIEETNWGFGLVLVVSLLQGLAITWLNFRKLHKVQKLTMMGTSNSSKAGTGLSRHIPPTSRVDRWKRGSFLYRLFYGSGGKYSKPSKKFDRPTNREKDAMWRMINDDKAMK; from the coding sequence ATGTATCATATTCATCGACTATTAGCTCCTATACGATCAAATAgtgtgtttttttctttggcaCAACTACCGAAACCATCACTAATAGGATGTCGttataaatcaaacaatgTCGGAAGTCAAGACAGCAAAAGAACTCTGAAAAACTCGATCCTTCACAATTTGGGCTCATATTCCAACAGTGCTGAATCTGAAATTTTAAACAAGCTTAAACCGATAACACCTAATGACTTGTATGTTTCATGCACGAGTTTTGACCGAATAGGTAATATCACAGCCGTATCCAGAAAGTACCCTAAAATGCAATTTCTTAAGGAAAACCATTTGTTTCCTAGAGATTTGAGGAAAATAGATACTTCGTCTATTGATGTTGTCCCGGTGATTATGATTCGACCTTCAAGTGCAATATTAGTCAATCTTTTACATATCAAGgcaattataaaaaaagacaatGTGATGGTGTTTGATACATCCAAGAGCGAAGTAGCAACAAAGTTGGGAATTTTCATGTATGATttggaattgaaattaaaatctCCAGCTAATAATGTTTGTTATGAATTTAGGGCATTAGAATCAATATTGGTTAGTGTTACTAGTTATTTAGAAgctgaaatcaaattacaTCGACAGCAATGTGGGATTATATTAGCAGAATTGGAAGATGAAGTTGACAGAGCAAAActtcaagaattattaatcCGTCTGAAAAAATTACTGAGTTTTCACCAACGAGCAATTTTAATTCGTGATGTATTGGAAGAATTGTTAGAAAATGACGAAGATTTGGCAGGAATGTATTTGACTGACCTCAAAAGATTCGAGCCTGAAGAAGAGAAttatgaagaaattgaactGATTTTAGAAAGTTATTACAACCAATGTGACGAATATGTTCAACAAGCAGGAAGTTTATTGAGTGATATCAAAGCAACAGAAgaaattgtaaatattATCCTCGACGCCAATAGAAACTCGTTAATGTTGTTTGAACTAAAAATAACAGTTTATACTTTGGGATTCACTGTTGCTACATTAGTGCCAGCATTCTATGGAATGAATCTTAAGAATTATATTGAGGAAACAAATTGGGGATTTGGTTTGGTATTAGTGGTATCATTATTGCAAGGGTTGGCAATAACATGGTTAAATTTTAGAAAGTTGCATAAAGTGCAAAAATTAACGATGATGGGTACGAGTAATCTGAGTAAAGCCGGTACTGGTTTATCACGTCATATTCCGCCCACATCACGTGTAGATAGATGGAAAAGAGGATCTTTCCTTTATCGATTGTTCTATGGTTCGGGTGGGAAGTATTCAAAACCCAGCAAGAAATTTGATAGACCTACAAATAGAGAAAAAGATGCAATGTGGAGAATGATTAATGACGATAAAGCCATGAAATAA
- the BIO2 gene encoding biotin synthase (Putative biotin synthase; induced by high iron; repressed by ciclopirox olamine; upregulated in clinical isolates from HIV+ patients with oral candidiasis; Hap43-repressed; Spider biofilm induced): protein MSVKRFFSMNAKALRAFGSTVTSTASGFKPMPMTVSNEADTLAKARSSKPRSDWTKDEISKIYNAPLMDLIFNAQLKHREYQKPAEVQLCTLVNIKQGGCTENCSYCSQSSKHDTGVQAEKLDLDAVMDIARDAKARGGTRVCLGSAWRDMQGRKSALDKISKVVKQINDELKLETCVTLGMINEKQAEILKQNGLTAYNHNIDTSREHYPNVVTTRTYDERLETIKNVQKAGIKACTGGILGLGETAQDHVSFLYTLSNMSPHPESLPINRLVPIQGTPIVEVLKNAPKERQLEFDAILRTIATARLIMPESIIRLAAGRYTMKEHEQFLCFMSGVNAIFTGKRMLTTMCNGWDEDIAMLKKWGLKPMESFTK, encoded by the coding sequence ATGTCTGTTAAAAGATTTTTCTCCATGAACGCCAAAGCTTTACGAGCTTTTGGCTCCACAGTTACATCCACAGCCAGTGGGTTCAAGCCAATGCCAATGACAGTATCTAATGAAGCTGATACTTTGGCCAAAGCCAGATCTTCAAAACCTAGATCTGACTGGACCAAAGATGAAATTAGCAAAATTTACAATGCTCCATTGatggatttgattttcaacGCTCAATTGAAACATCGTGAGTACCAAAAACCTGCTGAAGTCCAATTATGTACTCTTGTTAACATTAAGCAGGGTGGATGTACCGAAAACTGTTCTTACTGTTCTCAATCATCGAAACATGATACTGGAGTTCAAGCTGAAAAACTCGACTTGGATGCTGTGATGGACATTGCTAGAGATGCGAAAGCACGAGGTGGTACTAGAGTTTGCCTTGGTTCCGCTTGGAGAGATATGCAAGGAAGAAAGTCTGCCTTAGACAAAATCAGTAAAGTTGTTAAACAAATCAACGACGAGTTGAAGTTGGAAACTTGTGTTACTCTCGGGATGATCAACGAAAAGCAGGCtgaaattttaaaacaGAATGGTTTGACTGCCTACAACCACAACATTGACACTTCAAGAGAACATTATCCAAACGTCGTCACCACCCGTACATACGACGAAAGATTAGAAACCATTAAAAACGTCCAAAAAGCTGGTATCAAAGCTTGTACCGGTGGTATTCTCGGATTGGGAGAAACCGCACAAGATCATGTTTCGTTTTTGTACACTTTGTCCAACATGAGTCCGCACCCAGAATCATTGCCAATCAACAGATTAGTTCCAATCCAGGGTACTCCAATTGTTGAAGTGTTGAAAAATGCACCAAAGGAAAGACAATTGGAATTTGATGCTATTTTGAGAACTATTGCTACTGCTAGATTGATTATGCCTGAATCCATCATTAGATTGGCCGCCGGTCGATACACCATGAAGGAACACGAGCAGTTCTTGTGTTTCATGAGTGGGGTCAATGCTATTTTCACCGGTAAGAGAATGTTGACTACAATGTGTAATGGTTGGGATGAAGATATCGCCATGTTGAAGAAATGGGGTTTGAAACCAATGGAAAGTTTCACTAAGTAG
- the HNM3 gene encoding Hnm3p (Putative transporter; Hap43, flucytosine repressed; possibly essential, disruptants not obtained by UAU1 method; Spider biofilm induced) has translation MDTKYENKAESLEHSVDSKESQAEPSLEKNFGWWSLFAVSFSLTCSWVGVSASFGTSIGSGGAIIIIYGLIIAGFFSLCVAVTLGELISAYTNPAGQYYWTLQLAPERYRKILAFITALFSYFGCVFTCASVSSSLANSILSSYVLNNPSFEIKRWHSFVTFEAINLALSVFNIWGRYLPHIVTSGLWISLIGFVVTMITCLACSSGRYNSGNFVFSDYTNITGWNNKALSFIIGLISPIWCFAGLDSAVHMVDDLGVKAGKVLIPRAVICTVALGFLTAFAYSVAIFFCATDVSEVVESTLPLLTIFYQSTKNKSAAIFLEVLTILTGIVCNISAHAWQARVCWTLAGSEALPGSKYLKQIHPRTKLPVNAHFFSTFLVAIIGCIYVGSTTAFNAIITACICLLLISYSIPAILLLRVRNKGFAHGPFWCGKLGYITNILTILWTIFCLVFLSFPYVRPVTNTNMNYVSAVYGGVILAVIICWFSYGKAKFIANKTE, from the coding sequence atggaTACCAAGTATGAAAACAAAGCTGAAAGTTTGGAACATAGCGTTGACAGTAAAGAGTCGCAAGCTGAACCATCATTAGAAAAGAATTTTGGGTGGTGGTCACTTTTCGCTGTCAGTTTCTCATTGACTTGTTCTTGGGTAGGAGTCTCGGCTTCTTTCGGTACAAGTATTGGTTCAGGTGGTgcaatcattattatttatggTTTGATAATTGCAGGCTTCTTCAGTTTATGTGTTGCTGTTACTTTGGGGGAATTGATTTCCGCTTACACAAACCCTGCCGGTCAGTATTACTGGACGCTCCAGTTGGCACCTGAACGGTACAGAAAAATACTTGCGTTCATCACCGCTTTGTTCAGTTACTTTGGATGCGTTTTCACCTGTGCGTCGGTCAGTTCTTCCCTCGCAAACTCAATTCTTTCTCTGTACGTGCTCAACAACCCatcatttgaaatcaaaagatGGCACTCATTTGTTACCTTTGAAGCGATAAACTTGGCACTTTCAGTTTTTAATATTTGGGGTAGGTACTTGCCGCATATCGTTACATCTGGCCTTTGGATCTCACTTATTGGATTTGTGGTGACTATGATAACTTGCCTTGCATGTTCATCGGGAAGATACAATCTGGGAAATTTTGTATTTAGCGATTATACCAATATCACTGGATGGAATAATAAGGCATTATCCTTTATAATTGGCTTGATTAGTCCTATTTGGTGTTTTGCTGGTTTGGACTCCGCAGTCCATATGGTAGATGACTTGGGCGTAAAGGCAGGAAAAGTGCTTATTCCTCGAGCTGTTATATGTACCGTTGCTTTGGGTTTCCTTACTGCATTTGCCTATTCTGTGGCTATTTTCTTCTGTGCCACTGATGTGTCCGAGGTTGTCGAGTCCACCTTGCCCCTTTTGACTATTTTCTATCAAtcaactaaaaataaaagtgCTGCTATCTTCCTCGAAGTCCTCACTATTTTGACTGGTATCGTTTGTAATATCTCGGCTCACGCCTGGCAGGCAAGAGTTTGTTGGACATTGGCCGGATCAGAAGCACTTCCTGGttccaaatatttaaaGCAAATCCATCCTCGTACTAAGCTTCCTGTGAATGCCCATTTCTTTTCGACCTTTTTAGTTGCTATCATCGGATGTATTTATGTGGGTTCTACCACCGCCTTCAACGCCATTATCACTGCATGTATCTGTCTTTTGTTGATATCCTATTCTATTCCTGCTATACTTCTTTTGAGAGTAAGAAACAAAGGTTTTGCTCATGGCCCATTCTGGTGTGGCAAACTTGGGTATATCACCAATATTTTGACTATCTTGTGGACCATATTCTGTTTGGTCTTTCTTTCGTTCCCTTATGTGAGACCAGTTACAAATACCAACATGAATTATGTATCTGCAGTTTATGGGGGCGTTATTTTAGCAGTGATTATTTGCTGGTTTCTGTATGGAAAAGCTAAGTTCATTGCCAATAAGACTGAATAA
- a CDS encoding adenosylmethionine-8-amino-7-oxononanoate transaminase (Ortholog(s) have adenosylmethionine-8-amino-7-oxononanoate transaminase activity and role in biotin biosynthetic process) — MSSVNLKDKDFDKQHIWHPYSSMTKPLPCYHVKSASGVRLHLDTGQSLIDGMSSWWCAIHGYNHKDLNDALIKQVNIMSHVMFGGITHDPAIQLCRLLVELTNPKLECVFLCDSGSVSVEVALKQAIQYWDSKEQPEKKKFLSIKRGYHGDTFGAMFVSDPQNSMHSIYTSYGPDNIFAEAPQVGFGDEWDETDIEDFKQKIKKHHKIIAAVILEPVLQGAGGMRTYHPQYLKRVRELCDKYNVLLVLDEIATGFGRTGKLFAQEHAGICPDIMCVGKAITGGYLTLAAVISTRNVANVISGGRTGCFMHGPTFMANPAACAVSVRNLEIIKTGAWETQVHNIEKILQKKFKPLMESGHRKIKEIRVLGAVGVIEMNNQIDVALYQKSFVDLGVWVRPFGKLLYIMPPYIISEEDLNHLVDSLISVATDDSLP; from the coding sequence ATGAGTCTGGTGAATCTAAAAGACAAAGATTTTGATAAGCAACATATATGGCATCCATATTCGTCTATGACAAAACCACTTCCATGTTATCATGTGAAATCAGCTTCGGGTGTTCGCCTACACCTTGACACGGGTCAATCATTGATCGATGGAATGTCTTCATGGTGGTGTGCAATTCATGGATACAACCACAAAGATTTGAATGATGCCTTGATAAAGCAAGTAAACATCATGTCACATGTGATGTTTGGTGGCATTACTCATGACCCGGCAATTCAATTGTGCAGACTTTTGGTTGAATTGACTAACCCCAAGTTGGAATGTGTCTTTTTGTGTGATAGTGGGTCTGTTTCGGTTGAAGTAGCCTTGAAGCAGGCCATTCAATATTGGGATTCTAAAGAACAACccgaaaagaaaaagttcTTGAGTATCAAGAGAGGTTACCATGGTGACACATTTGGAGCAATGTTTGTAAGTGATCCACAGAATTCAATGCATTCCATTTACACCAGCTATGGTCCAGATAATATATTTGCTGAAGCTCCACAAGTAGGATTTGGTGATGAATGGGATGAGACTGATATTGAAGACTTTAAgcaaaaaatcaagaaacaTCATAAGATTATCGCAGCCGTTATCTTAGAACCTGTTCTTCAAGGGGCAGGAGGGATGCGTACGTATCATCCTCAGTATTTGAAAAGAGTACGTGAACTTTGTGATAAGTACAATGTTTTGCTCGTGTTAGACGAGATAGCCACTGGCTTTGGAAGAACAGGCAAACTTTTTGCCCAGGAACATGCTGGTATCTGTCCTGATATCATGTGTGTTGGGAAAGCTATAACCGGAGGATACTTGACCTTGGCTGCGGTCATTTCAACAAGAAATGTCGCAAATGTCATCAGTGGTGGACGAACCGGTTGTTTCATGCACGGACCAACATTTATGGCAAATCCAGCAGCTTGTGCTGTAAGTGTTCGGAATTTAGAGATTATCAAAACTGGAGCCTGGGAAACTCAGGTCCATAACATCGAAAAGATATTACAAAAGAAGTTCAAACCATTAATGGAATCAGGTCACAGAAAGATTAAAGAGATCCGTGTACTTGGTGCGGTAGGCGTGATTGAAATGAACAATCAAATCGATGTTGCTTTGTATCAAAAGAGTTTTGTCGATTTAGGTGTTTGGGTTCGCCCTTTTGGAAAATTGTTGTATATAATGCCGCCATATATCATTAGTGAAGAGGATTTGAATCACCTTGTTGACTCTTTGATAAGTGTTGCTACAGATGACTCTCTTCCCTAA